From a single Erpetoichthys calabaricus chromosome 1, fErpCal1.3, whole genome shotgun sequence genomic region:
- the LOC114664298 gene encoding putative nuclease HARBI1 gives MEEVTVILILIFTTFQMLWLRRRQIEESERNIRELKRRRERLRKRLEFTMESADASLFDELLRRRNQTLRQVIASFRRRRPPVTWIRSRSSEWWDNTVSGFTDGQWIKHFRVSSGTFQYVCHKLQSVMERRDTKFRLCVPLRKRVAIGLWKLATNSKYRNVARLFGVGITTAWRCVSEFCTAVTEVFLPRLMQIPDPEKLAEISDYFERRWSVPNCVGVVHVSHIPIVAPQEYQCDYLNQQDWHSVILQAVVDGRGLFWHVCVGIPGSVHDAKVLKQSDLWQLGNNAFFQPNETRNIGGQEVGYYLIGDAAYPLQKWLMKPYFDTGTLTGAQRTYNSIICTARSVIDNAFDRLQGRWQCLVKRSDCNVNLVKSMVLTCCILHNLCESRGEVFREEWRWPAAPQQPTVPVYQERVTEGTEVREALLHYFASLQQLTINNCT, from the exons ATGGAAGAAGTTACCGTGATActaatattaatttttacaaCTTTTCAAATGTTATGGCTCAGAAGGAGGCAGATTGAAGAAAGTGAAAGGAACATAAGAGAACTgaaaagaaggagagagagactgagaaaaAGATTGGAGTTCACTATGGAGAGTGCAGATGCTTCACTTTTTGACGAGCTGCTGCGGCGCCGTAATCAAACATTAAGACAG GTCATTGCCTCATTCAGACGCCGGAGACCCCCAGTCACCTGGATAAGAAGCAGGTCATCCGAATGGTGGGACAATACCGTGTCGGGATTCACCGACGGTCAGTGGATCAAACATTTCCGAGTGTCATCGGGGACTTTCCAGTACGTGTGCCACAAACTTCAGTCAGTGATGGAGAGGAGGGACACCAAGTTCCGTCTGTGCGTACCCCTGCGTAAGAGGGTTGCCATCGGTCTGTGGAAACTCGCCACTAATTCAAAGTACCGCAATGTGGCGCGCCTGTTCGGAGTCGGCATCACTACGGCGTGGCGCTGCGTGAGCGAGTTTTGCACCGCGGTTACTGAAGTATTTCTGCCCAGACTCATGCAGATTCCTGACCCCGAGAAACTGGCTGAAATATCTGACTACTTCGAAAGGAGATGGAGTGTGCCGAATTGTGTCGGTGTTGTACACGTGTCCCATATACCCATCGTGGCCCCTCAAGAATACCAGTGCGACTATTTAAAtcagcaggattggcactctgtTATACTTCAAGCGGTTGTGGATGGAAGAGGATTGTTTTGGCACGTTTGTGTTGGCATCCCGGGAAGCGTGCATGACGCCAAAGTTCTCAAACAATCGGACCTTTGGCAACTTGGAAACAATGCATTCTTCCAACCTAACGAAACGAGGAACATCGGAGGACAAGAGGTCGGGTATTATCTCATTGGAGATGCGGCGTATCCGTTGCAGAAGTGGCTTATGAAGCCGTACTTTGACACAGGGACATTGACAGGGGCGCAGCGCACTTACAATTCCATCATTTGCACGGCGCGATCGGTCATTGACAACGCGTTTGACAGGTTACAGGGCAGATGGCAGTGTCTGGTGAAACGCAGTGACTGTAACGTGAATTTAGTGAAAAGTATGGTATTGACATGTTGCATTCTGCACAATTTATGCGAAAGCCGCGGCGAGGTCTTTAGGGAGGAATGGCGGTGGCCAGCCGCACCCCAGCAGCCCACCGTGCCAGTGTACCAGGAACGAGTGACAGAGGGGACTGAAGTGCGCGAGGCACTCCTGCACTATTTCGCATCACTTCAGCAGCTCACCATTAACAATTGTACGTAA